ttcttcttcgtcttcttcctctACGGTGAGTTTTTGCGGCAGCGGCAACCGTTAGTTTTCATCATCACCGCCACCTAGCGGAGCTGAGCATTACACGTCGGGCTTTATTAAATCTAATTTAAATGAGCGGAACCTTTTAGAAAATATAATACAGGGTCTCAATGATGCTATGTGAAAATTGATAAATTACTGTAAAGCACAATcattaaaaaaggcagaaactACAAAAGGAAATAGCAAAACGTTACTTGCTGCAGGTTATTAAAATAAGCTCTTTGACTGGAATGTGACTCATACATATAAATGTGAAATATCCGCTATGTGACATGCATTTGATCAACTATAAGATTTGAAATATTTGGCCTGCTTCAGTAGATTATAACAGTTTATTTGTTTGCAAAATAAAGACACTAATCTACCGTCATAGTAGACAAATATAACAAACCATAGTGTTTTGTGTTAATACATTTggtatttgtacattttgaatcGCAAAAGGGATCACTTCTATTATGATATTATAATCATCTGAGTGCATGATGATGAAACATAAATCATGTTGTCAACGCATGGAAATATAAATGAACTGCACACAACGTGAATGAAGCAAAAAACGTTTGACTTCAGATGAAAATACCCGGATCTTCCGCAGTACGGGCCCAGTTTGAGCATGCGCAGTAGCGTTTTCTTTAACCCCGCCTCCCATCACTGGTCCAGCCCCGTTCTCGGCTATTCAAGTGTTCCTGTTTGGTGGTTTATTTTCCCTTGAAATAATTATCACCGCTTAGTTACAACACATGTCTTTCTTCCTAAATGTTAAGTGGGGATTAACATCAAACCACAACGTTCCTCCTGACAGACGATACTCTGGGCACCATTACTCACAGGCTTTCCTCGTGAGATCGCGCGTGAGCAGTTTCACGGCTCTGTATCGCCATCAAGTGATGAGCAAAAACGTCCCACCTCCCTTTCATGCTAAGATCAGACCAGACTTCAGAACACaaactttattaaaaacatttagttattattttgtATGTCTCCCTATCCTCCACAACAATATTATTTTCTATAAGACTTATAAGTCAATTGTTTTTGCTCTGACCACATTTTTTTCATGTAGataatatttgtaatatttgacCTCACTCGTCTGCTGCACATCAGGCAGCAGAATCCTGCATTGTGTCATTATTCAGATTAAGTGGTGAGTCATAATCCAGCGGAACCTCAAAAAACAGCCCGTCGTCAAAGCACAACCTATCGGGCGGTGGGTCGAGGAAAGGCATCTTTACGACGAGGCCCGTGAGGACGCCTCCCAGCGCCGACACTCCGATGGTGGCGAACACGGCCGCCACCTGGAAGAGAGCCTGCTCCCGGGCCGTCCTCCCCAGCCCCGCCCTCAACCCGGGGATCAACACCCGGAGCTCCTGCAGCTTCGGGTCGCCCTCCGGCGGTGCTCTGTGGGCGAAGGTCTCGTACAAACTGGGCCCGTACGTCTCCTCGTCGGCCACCAGTATGGCGCATATCCCCGCGGCGCAGGATATGAGTCCCGTCAGGCCGTGCAGGTTATGTATTCCGCACTGATCTTGAATCCGGAAGCGGCGCGCCAGGAAGGGGGTCAGGTACCTGTAGCCCAGCATGCATGTGGCGCAGCCCGTCGCGCCCAGGGCGTACGCGGCCGCTGGCGAGATCATCATGTCCACGGACGCCCCGACCGCCACCCCCCCGGCCAGGGTCACGTTCTGAACGTCAGCCATGGTGAGCTTGCCGTTTTTGTTCAGCGCGGCGGAGAGGGCGAAGGCCGTGAGCGTGGAGGCACTGAGGCCCAGGAAGGTGTGCAGGACGGCCCGGTGCTGGTCGTCTCCCTTCAGGGTCAGCGCCGAGTTCAAGGAGGGCCAGAACACCCAGAGGAACAGGGTCCCTATCACCGACAGGATGTCCGACTGGTAGCTGGAGTTCTGCTTGGCGTGGCCCTCGTCCAAGCCGGGCCTGTGCAGCACGAAGGACACGCCCAGACCAAAGTAACAGGCGAACAGGTGGATGAGAACGGAGCCCCCCGCGTCGTTGATCTTCAGGTACTCGAGCACGGCCCACTCGGTGCACGCGAACACCGGCACCTCCAGCAGAGCCATGACCAGCAGCTGCAGGGGGCTCGTGCGGCCCAGCACGGCGCCGCACGATATCAGCACGGCGGCACAGGCGAACTCCGCGTTCAGCAGGTTGATCACCCCGAGGTGGATCTTACCCCCGCGGCTGAACTGGAAGTAGCCCTGCGCCAGGACGGCCCACTGGATGGCGAAGACGGCCGTGAGGAAGTTGAACACTATCCCCCCGAAGCCGTAGAGACGGAAAAAAGCCAGGAGGCACCCGAAGCCGAGGAAGATCATGACCTGCACGTCGGCGAAAACCGGGTAGTCGCTGTACAGCGCATTGTCCACGGGGTTGGTCCCGTTGGTCTGAAACCTGGCGTCCGCGTGCTCGTCGTAGGTGACGAAGGCGGCGTACAGGGCGGCGACAATCACCTGCGTGACGAACACGAAGGCGGGTAACTTCAGCCGCAGGCTGGGCGACCTGCTCTTCATCGCGACTGCTCTCCGGGACAAATGACGGCGGCTTCTGCTGCAGCCGGAGGTTTATCTGCTCAGATAAAACGGGTCAAAGGCATCGGACGTGACACTGGACTTTGGCCTGTTGTCGTGAGACTTGTAACAGGTCTCATTTTGTGTGGCTATCGTTACCTCAGCATGCGCTCTAACTTTGAATGAAGTGCTCAGTTGAAGGCGTTTtcctgtcttttaaaaaaaaatatgggcGACACAGAGGGCCGGCCGTCAGCCAACCGGTGGGTTTGGATCGCTGAAGGCGTGCACGGCGGCCCGGGCCAGGTCTTCAAAGCAAAGAGACCGCTCGGATTGCAACACACAGAAAGAACTAGTCTGTACAACGCTGAGAAAGATCAACAATGAATGCAAGCAGACGCACTCTGAACAACACCAACACATGAACGAcatattaaaatgattttaatttattgcATTTTGCCGACATATCAAATGGTTTCTTAAAAACCATCATTTCATAAGACAATACAAACTATTTAATTTCTATAAAATCTGTGTTAACACACGTTGCACTAAGCCTAAAGTCAAGCACCTATTTACAAATGTCCCTTCTTTGGAGGGAATGAGGGAAACACAAAGGGCTGCATAGATATCCTCTATAACTGTCTCCGATGTGGGTGGAAAACCATCGAAAAATACTTACATGTCTTATGACTTCCTGGAAAAGATACTGACTGCTTTTTACTAGAAGGAGAAATACTTCACAGTACTAAGGCCGAGGAGAAGAGGGAAATAAACTCTACTAAATGCATGAGGGGTGGCACTCTGCAGGACAATctgattaaatcatttttgatgattttttaaacacaaggtGCATCAGCAAAGCAGCAAACACGCTTggacattttgtgaaatacGCTCAGTTGCTTTCTTGCTGAGAGGTAAAGACGTAAATATCAGTTTTCTTAATATCAGCAAGAATGATGCAGTACTTGGTGTCCATAAAACACAGACTATTCAAACCTTTTTGAGGTTTCGGACAGCAGCATAAAAAACATAAACCGTCCGCGATTTGATTTATGAGATATCATTGATTTGTATTTATCCGTTGCTTACTTTTgtttacaaacaaaaatgacatATAAACAATACGTGTCTTTAAACAGTCAAAATGAGAAATACAATTCTACATTCACTGACTTTCTCTGTAACACATtatactataatatatatatcatatttatatataatatttctgAACTCAGCTGATGAATTGAGAAAATGCAGAGTTCatttactgcaaaaaaaaaataatcaaaacatgCGTCACGTGCACTCCGATCAACGCGCACCTCGCCCACCAACACGGCCACGTGACGGCAGAACACTGGGTACTATTCAAGCTGAGGTCAATGGTCACTCGGCTCATTCAAGCTGAGCCCCGTAAGCTCGTCTGCAGCCGCGGGAAACCTCGCCGGACTTAAATGTTGTTGCCTGTAAGTCTCGTGTTAATAAACGCACGCTTCCAACCATACTATGAAAAGCAGAATTAGACAAATAAAGACtaattaatttaataaatacataaataatataaataaataattcacagttaaaggaagaagaaagtgcaaaaaggaaacagaaatatgAGAAAACCATGATTTCTTTCTAAGGATAAGTGAcgctttcagttgtttttttagtgCACTAAACATAAATCTGCTGTTATGAGCGGAACGTTGCGCAATCCTTCATGCGGTGAAACAAGCGGACGCTATGTGAGGtttcacttgggggggggggggggggggcagagtctgtgtgcgtgtgacccTGAAAGACCTCGGAGCCCCTTCAGGAGTAGATGGTGATGACCTCACGTCCACCTCCACGCACCAGGAGGACCCGATTGAGACCTTCGGTCAGCACCTCCAGGAACTCCATGTCTGAGAGACGCTTATGTGAAGGAGTCTAGTTTGGTTGCGCGACCTCAAAGGTTCAGTGGAAGACCGATTTATGGATTGCTACCACTTACATCTTACATCAGCataattaatttaatattttagaGTATTGTGATGAAAATTTGTGTACtttctcattttaaaacttGATCAACGTGTTAAACAACTGCTTAAATTTCAATAAACATTTCTCTATAATTTCTTGAGAACGGTTAATGTTCAGAAAACTCTTAATTAAATGAGTACTAAAGTATTAAAAAGTACTGAATTCACTCAGGAATATACAATGATGGTTATTTCACATTGACTGTAATGAACAGAAAGCATGCTGTATTGTGATATATATTGTTATCGTGTCAGGATATAAGATGTCGGTACGTGGATGCATTTGATTCTATTAATGACCGAGGATACAGTTCTCATTGCCCACGCGGTTCTTGGGCGGTCCGGGCATGTTGAGCAGGACCAGCTTTGCCTCCTTGGACTTCTTGGTGATGACCTCGTTGAGCCTCATCGCGGTGTGCATGCGCCTCACGTCCACCGGGCTCCTGACCAGAGAaacgggaggaaaaaaaagcttttgatgatATGAAAAAGAGGAATCAGCTGCTCTTTCCCCAATAGAACACAAAAATACTTACAGGTGCTCCCACTCCCTGCAGCagcatgttggggggggggggggggggttagtacAGTTAATTAAAGACGTGTGTTGACAACACTGTGTTAGTCACAAGTTCTGTTCATTGTGCAGGAAAACGccgtatttctttctttctatgcACAAAtattcatgttgtgtgtgtgtcacatgtcacgAGTAGAGCGTCAACTGCCACGTGCCGTGACATGAGTCGTGTGTTGTAGGTTAACGGTCATGTGTCATGAGTAGAGTGTCACGTGTCACTTGCCACGTGTCATTTCTGCTGCCAGTGCCGACAGGTCACTCACGGCTTCATGTTGAATTGGTCTCTGCCGGCCTCTGGGTTTGCGGCGGTCAGCCCTCTCTCCGCGCCCTTGCTGTCCGTCCACGGCGCGGCGCTCGCCGCCGTGGGCGCCGTCGGGGGCGCGGGGCTCGCGGGGCTGGCCGGTGTGGAGGAGGCGTTCTTGCCAAGGATGAGCCGCACCTGTTTTGGGTTGGAGACAGCCACAGACTGAGAGACGAACACCGCGacagtgaaagagagaaaaaaaaacgagaaagaGACACACCCGTCAGTATGGGTGAAACTCCGGGAGAAAAGACTGAAAAGACGCTCGTTTCGACCTGAAGACAGACCGCGAAAAACGTTACCTCGTCCTCCGGCTGTTCTGCCACGCTGGCTCCTTCATCCACGCTGGGCCGGGAGCGCGAGCCGGGCGGGTTTTTACGCCGAATGGACCCGCGGGAGGAATCAGTGATGCTCTGGATCTGaagtagaaagaaagaaaaatggattGAATAAAACAAGCCCAGAAAACAAGATATAAATACTATTTCCTGCAGGAGCTGATATTTGGGGAGATGATGAGAACGTCaaagttgaatgaatgaatgtcaaactgacctctctctccttctcattCTTGGTCAGATGCATCTGTTTGAGGATCTGCGATCGTTGCTCCATGACCAGCGTCTTCTCGTAGGTGTAGGCCGAGATGTCGCCGTCGTGCTGTGAAGAGAAGAACACGTTCTTCCCTCAACGCACAAACTCGTCAAGTCCCGAAACAGGAGTCAATGAATAGAAGAACGTTTGGGTCCACGGTTGAAGAAATCTGGGTTCGTCACAAAAACGCGAAAGCTCGCTCGCCCCTGTTTCTGAAGTCGGATGACGTGTCAGATGAGTCGCTCACCATCTCCACCACTTCCACAGCAGCGTCGATGCGCAGGTGGTAGAGGAAAGTGATGAGGTCTTTCTTCATCTGGATGCTGTTGTCGTCCATCTGGGCCACGGTGAAAATGCGCATCTTGCACTTCCTCCACACCTGAAGCAGGAACATTCACAGTCAATGAACAAAGTTTgtaactgtttgtttttcctcagacaaaatcatttaaaagtcacaataaaCAATCTCAATGGCACCTTATGCTGTCGCagcaggaaggggaggagcaTCAACATGCCTCCGTCATGGACGATCCACCACACGTCTATGTGGCCCTCGGTGAAGCGCTCCCCATTGGACGGGTAGCTGGAGATGTTCTTGGGAACCAACAAGGCCAGACTGGCCACGGTCGTCTCTCGGACCACCTCTGCAGAGGGATGCAATGGATTTTCCAGGAAAAGGTTTGATTCATCCAAATagacaaaaaaagcatttctctGGTGATAGTGTTAATTGTTCATAGAAAAAACATCAATTATAGCATGTGCCATTAGGCAGATACTGATATCAccatagaattaaaaaaagtaaaacaaaataatcattaaaggtatttttaaaaatacatctcTCCCTCGAACTTCAAACGCTTTCAGgaaggacaaagaaaaaaatctcttAATGAAGATGAACCCTATGTAAAGTATATGGAGAGCCAAAGATAAACCGGAGTCAAACTCCATCTAAAACGAAAATTCGCTTCACTTTAACCCACCTTCTGAGGCCGTAAAGAGGCTTCGACTGTTTCATAACCGGTCAAAAGTTCTTCTCAGTAACTTTGAAGAGCAATGCATTGTTTCCTCAACAGAGCAACTTAATGATCAGGATTCAACATGTATCACCGGTGTTTAAGACTCACCAATAAAGTTCCTAAACTGCTGGTGGCACTCGGGCTGCTTCCAGTTCCGGGGCCAGCTGACCATCACGGTGTTGTGCTTCAGACCTCCCAGTCCTCCCACCTGGATCAGGTGGGACGTCCCGTCTCTCAGATTGGAGGAGATGACCACCTGAGGGAAACCCTTCACTTTCTCCGTCTCCATCAACTTACGCAAAgactgaggacagaggaggggaaGACAGCTGTTTAATGTCAGCAAATAGTTATCGGAAAATATCTCCTCTTTCTCAGTAAACATGTGAAATCATTTAAGTGCATTAGTTCGGTTTACTTGTTTCTGTCTGACATCACAAATCCTGTTGAAAGGTCAGACGAATTGACCTAAGGTCAAAAATCAtagtttttaaaaacctttggCGATTAGATCTACAGAGTAAATAAGCACTTCATAAACTAGCATGTGCTAAAGCTACTGAAGGTGTTCTGGATGTTTAGACATGTTGCTTTTGATCTTTAATGATGTTAGCAGGAAATAAAAAACTGTTTACTGGAACAGGGTGTTCCTTCTTTTAATGGAGTCCGTTCACTCGCTCTTTTATCCGTTTGTCTGTTTCCACTTCTTGAATCAGTTCAACATGCTGGACACATTCTGTCTGCTTCGCTCCGAAACAGCTTTGATTTTGGATGTGAATTCTTCAGGGAGGTCACCTAGTGACCGTGTGGGCGCCGtggtaacgggggggggggggggggggggctcggtcaAAGGTCAACTGACAACAGGCAAAATGAGCCGTGGCGTTACTCCACACATTGGTGTTTTGACTTTGTTCAGCGAGGGTTGATGCCGAACCGCGGCAACTTCGTCACCCCTGCGCGGAGGGTCTCTGTTGCTTAGTAACGGTTAGCGCGAGGAGCCAGGAgctcgcccccctccccaccccgaGCACCACTGTGCATGCGTCAGAGACGAGAAGAGGAACCTGATCGGCCTTCTGGGCCTCCGCGTAGTTGTCCAGGAAGGTCCCTTGAACCGAGGTGCCCACGATGGTCAGACCCTTCCCTGCTTTCAGCTGATTGGCCAGAGAGAGCAGACGAGGCTGCTCCACGTTCTGCTCGGCGTCCACGCTCACCAGGACCAGGATCTGAGGCctgacggggaaaaaaaaatgaaaggaaaaggcACCGAGCCTCATCTCAGTGTGGTTTCGAAATCGACCACATGTGACTTCAGCTGCTTCTGCGAGCTGACCTCCAGTTCTTGGTGTGTGGCGGCCCTTCCTCCAGCCTCATGAGAGCGAAGCGAGCGGCGCTCAGGGAGATGCCACGTATGCCGTCGCCCCACTCCTTCTCCGCCCTGGCAAAAGAACAAGCTCAAGTGAGCCGAGACCGAAGCCCCTGGAGGGACTCCAAAGGGAGCAATGTGTGCGGGGATTTGGGTTTCTTGCGATAAAATCTTAATGACTATAATTACTCACCCGCAAAACTCAATGTATTTGTAGATGCAGGTGGCGATGCCCATGGCGATGATGGCGTAAAACCAGGAGCAGATGAACATAAGCGACAGACACAGGCTCATCCCCAGGAAGGACAGAGCCCTGCGGGAGACAGCACATCACACGTGTGACCACAGGTTCTTGACCTAAAGGTGCGCACGTGATCCTCTGCCGTTAAAAACCCGTGCTGGCGCCCAGGCGGCACCAGATCAGCTCCCCGCGTCGCTGCAGATGCTCTAACGTCATCCCCCAGATGCTGTTTCTTACGTTCAAATGAAAAGCCGGCATTACAGCATCGACGTGTCCTCACCTttacgccacacacacacatacacacacacacacacacaccagtggtAGAACTTGAAGCGCGGCCTCCAGTTTGGCGTCCTCAGCAGAGTCTGCAGGGCACATGCGAGGTTGACGAACATGTAGCACATCAAGAAGAACCTACAGAAAGAGGGTGGGAAATACCccccaaaaacattttaaaaagacagcAGGCAAAACAACtaacacaaggtgtgtgtgtgtgtgtttggtgtgcgTACATGGAGAGGATGGGGGCGACGGCATCCAGGGAGGCAATGATGATGCCGATCTCACAGATGCAAGCTGTGAGCAGAAGGGCCCAGGTGGGCTCCCCGTTGTCTTTGCCGTGCCcaaacacctgcagcagcaTGAGGGGATTCAATTAAATCCAGCGCTTTTAAATGTATCATCGGATCTGTGATTTTATAGCACTTTTAATGGAAATAACATGTAACAGAAACCGCGACGTAAAACAACAAATTAAtattaaatgtttcattaaatataaataatgacagCAAAATCATGAGGAAACAAAGGTGAAAATAAATCCTTAGGTTTAGGAATCTGAAGACTTGGCTAATGAGGGAACATCCCACGTAAAGCTCCACTAAAAGCCGGCTTAGGCCTTTAAAGATACGAACGTTAGTGCTTTCATGATGAAGATGCCTTCTGGTGGTGCACGTGTACGCACTCTGAGAAACGGGATGATGCCGTCTCTGGCGATGGCCTGCAGGAGCCGCGGAGCTCCGGTGAGACTCTGGAGTCCCGCTCCAcaggtggagaagaaggagcCGAACACGATGACCCACGGAGACGGCCACGCCAAAGTCCCGATCACCAGGTTGCCATTCACCCCCTCGCCGAACCTGTGGAGAGAGAGCAAGGCCGTGAGAACAAACTCTGactccacacactcacagaggaaAAGAAGCCCGTGAGACTCACTTGTCCCTGAGGACGACTCCCTCTATGCAGGCTCCGAACAGCACCACGGTGGACATGTCTGAGGCGAAAGGCCGTCAAGAAACGCCTCACACGTAGTGTACACTGATACGTAAACGCCAGTCCAGCAAAGGATACACACGATGGACGTGGTGGTGATGGCGGCAATCGTGCCGATGGGGATGGACTTCTGAGCGTCGCGCAGGTCTCCGGAGCGGTTGGAGCCCGCCATGATGCCTGTGGGTGCAAGTAAAGCACGTTACACACAGTGGAGTCGAAGAGGCCTGCAGGTCTCAATCAATTGCTGCAAAAATATAGTCTGGAGGCCGTTTAAAAGCTGATGACGGTCCCCTCAATTGGGCGAggacctcctcccctccctcgaGACGTCTCTCCTGCCGCTGACCTGTGACTGACGGGAAGTATATCCCCACCAGCAGGGTGAAGAAGCTGGTGATGTCGGCCATGACGTAGCGGTTGGCGCCGGTCGGCGGGCTGTCCGCGTCCTCTTCTGATGCAACGCGGCGCTTCTCCAGGAACATCCCCTTTTCCAGGTAGTTCCCAAACAGGTTCTCTGCGGAACGGAGGGACATCCAATCGAGCGCGTTGGATGGATTTTCGCCCTCGTGCGGTGTGCCTCCTACCTGCCAGGATGCCGCTGGTGACCCCCGGGATGCCCTGGATCTCCGTCacgttgttgttggtgaagtactCGTCGCAGGTGGCGTCCAGAGAGTCGGAATCGCAGAAGGTCCTCCACAGCTTGGTGGTGACGGTTTCGTTGTCCATCTCCACGACCTTGGCGCAGACGTCGTATCCCTTGGAGAGAAGCGTTCGATTCCCCAGGAGGCAGACGCTGTGGAGAGAGTCGGCCCGTCACCCTCACGCGCgccccaccctccaccccctcccccaccctcggCTTCCCGAGAGGCGAACGAGCGAGTCACTCACGGGAAGACGGGGGGGTCGATGGCGGTCTTGATTACGCCGGCGTACACGGCCACGATGGAGAGGATGACGCAGGCGAGGAACAGCAGCGCCAGCTTGTTGACGTATTTGACCCCGACGAACACCACCAGCGACATGAAGCTCAGCACGATGGTGCCGTACACCCGCATGTTGTTCAGGAGAGCCAGCTCCGCCTCCTGGCCCTCCAGGCCCTCGATCTTAAAGATGGCCGCCTGGGGGATGATGTAGATCTGAAGATatggcggggggcggggggggagggaggtgaaaTACGACACGTGTGTGACAATGACAGTTAAACAGATGATAGACAAACCAAAGACAGCATCTGTGGGGACAAGGTGCTCACCAGCAGGATCTCGATGCAGCCCAGAATGTACATGGCGCCGGCGAAGGTGGTGCCCAGGTAGAAGCAGATCCCCACGGCTCCACCGAACTCGGGCCCCAGAGAGCGAGAGATCATGTAGTACGACCCCCCGGCTGTGAGTCACAAGCACACGAGGAAGAGTCGGTGCGTTGCTTCTCAGAGAGACCCGCGCTTCCCGGACCACGCCGTAAACTCACCTGGTACCACTCCGTTGGTTGCTATGGCGCTCATGGAGATGGCGGTGAGCATCGTCTGGAAGAAGCAGCGCACAGTGGAGGAGGCTTAGGATATGTCTGACCATTTTCCACTCAAACGCTGCAGTGGGGGGTTTTAGTCAGCTgacccagggggcgtggctgaGCTTTGGTTATCGCCAACACACTCTTTTGAAAACTCACACAGAAACAGGCTTTGATTATTGATTACTGTGgaattttgattttttaaaatgtatttttttatcagTTCAATGTACAGTATTTCTGTACTTCTTTATCCTCctattttccccttttctacACAGTCTACGTcagggctattcaattacaaattcagttgggccagatttttaaatcgaGAAAGGTTAGTTGGGCCAGTCATTTCAGCGGCGAAGCAGCTCGTAATGAcaaattttaaaaccaacacaaacaaatttattaaaaaacatttattaattgtttctcttttgactttggtgagtttgcacagcaaaaggttcataaaaaacaaaagagctaactgaacagaatctgaggtagctcctactttttccacttacaaaagaaaagaaactgacctaggcacctcttgcctaggcctacctaggctacatatctgacctatcttagtgcataaaacaaaaaagtgcacagtaagcaattaaaaataacattaactttccttttgaaataaaataaacatcttgctcatatttgacccatgcaggaacatctcaaagtgcataaaaataaaaagtgcacaactttaactaactacacaagctgcacactgagggaacatattttacacatcccacattatattgatgtagtTAGGCTACATTTACCctgctgacttagtgggagaagtgacattttttgttttgaacgagagcagtgactttaggctcgtaagttgtcaatgcaatccggaggcattgatggaGAGTACGGTCAGTCAGGGAGCAACGAGAGTTGCTTTTTATtgagttcatgtgtgaaaaacttgactcacatgtgtatgttgatccaaacatactgaggaTGACGATCGCTACTTTCTTTATGTTAGGGAACTGATGTAcgttgacatctgtccaaaacatTGCGGGCCCGTTAGTGCAAAGCTCCTGTGCCATGGTCACAGATGACTGCATGTCAACAAGTTCGAGTGTGAATTTCCCCTCGTCAATGGAAGGAACCACTTCCTTTGCCCGGGCGGATAAGTCCCCTTCTATTGCAACAGTGAACGGGTCTCTGGCAAAAGCGGAGACCTCTGTGGGCAGAACAAGTCCATCCAATCGACCAGCAAAGATCTTTTTCAGGCTCGCAATGAAATCTGTCATCACATCCGTGATTTCTGCGGGGGATGAGATGTATTTGCGGAGTGTCGGAAAATGGAGTCTTCGTCCTGTGCTCAAATCAGTTGCGAAAAGGTCCAGTTTAACTTGGAATGCGCGCATCTGTCCCACAAGGTCAATGACAGTTTTATCTCTGCCTTGTAGTC
This sequence is a window from Pungitius pungitius chromosome 1, fPunPun2.1, whole genome shotgun sequence. Protein-coding genes within it:
- the LOC119222276 gene encoding ammonium transporter Rh type B-like → MKSRSPSLRLKLPAFVFVTQVIVAALYAAFVTYDEHADARFQTNGTNPVDNALYSDYPVFADVQVMIFLGFGCLLAFFRLYGFGGIVFNFLTAVFAIQWAVLAQGYFQFSRGGKIHLGVINLLNAEFACAAVLISCGAVLGRTSPLQLLVMALLEVPVFACTEWAVLEYLKINDAGGSVLIHLFACYFGLGVSFVLHRPGLDEGHAKQNSSYQSDILSVIGTLFLWVFWPSLNSALTLKGDDQHRAVLHTFLGLSASTLTAFALSAALNKNGKLTMADVQNVTLAGGVAVGASVDMMISPAAAYALGATGCATCMLGYRYLTPFLARRFRIQDQCGIHNLHGLTGLISCAAGICAILVADEETYGPSLYETFAHRAPPEGDPKLQELRVLIPGLRAGLGRTAREQALFQVAAVFATIGVSALGGVLTGLVVKMPFLDPPPDRLCFDDGLFFEVPLDYDSPLNLNNDTMQDSAA
- the LOC119222277 gene encoding solute carrier family 12 member 5, which translates into the protein MLNNMTDCEEGEGGPNSQGDGNPKESSPFINSSPDADKSLQYDAKNMALFEEEMDTSPMVSSLLSSLANYTNLPTGSKEHEEAENNEEGARPSKKPVKAPQLGTLMGVYLPCIQNIFGVILFLRMTWMVGVGGVFGSFIIVFMCCSTTMLTAISMSAIATNGVVPAGGSYYMISRSLGPEFGGAVGICFYLGTTFAGAMYILGCIEILLIYIIPQAAIFKIEGLEGQEAELALLNNMRVYGTIVLSFMSLVVFVGVKYVNKLALLFLACVILSIVAVYAGVIKTAIDPPVFPVCLLGNRTLLSKGYDVCAKVVEMDNETVTTKLWRTFCDSDSLDATCDEYFTNNNVTEIQGIPGVTSGILAENLFGNYLEKGMFLEKRRVASEEDADSPPTGANRYVMADITSFFTLLVGIYFPSVTGIMAGSNRSGDLRDAQKSIPIGTIAAITTTSIVYMSTVVLFGACIEGVVLRDKFGEGVNGNLVIGTLAWPSPWVIVFGSFFSTCGAGLQSLTGAPRLLQAIARDGIIPFLRVFGHGKDNGEPTWALLLTACICEIGIIIASLDAVAPILSMFFLMCYMFVNLACALQTLLRTPNWRPRFKFYHWALSFLGMSLCLSLMFICSWFYAIIAMGIATCIYKYIEFCGAEKEWGDGIRGISLSAARFALMRLEEGPPHTKNWRPQILVLVSVDAEQNVEQPRLLSLANQLKAGKGLTIVGTSVQGTFLDNYAEAQKADQSLRKLMETEKVKGFPQVVISSNLRDGTSHLIQVGGLGGLKHNTVMVSWPRNWKQPECHQQFRNFIEVVRETTVASLALLVPKNISSYPSNGERFTEGHIDVWWIVHDGGMLMLLPFLLRQHKVWRKCKMRIFTVAQMDDNSIQMKKDLITFLYHLRIDAAVEVVEMHDGDISAYTYEKTLVMEQRSQILKQMHLTKNEKEREIQSITDSSRGSIRRKNPPGSRSRPSVDEGASVAEQPEDESVAVSNPKQVRLILGKNASSTPASPASPAPPTAPTAASAAPWTDSKGAERGLTAANPEAGRDQFNMKPEWEHLSPVDVRRMHTAMRLNEVITKKSKEAKLVLLNMPGPPKNRVGNENYMEFLEVLTEGLNRVLLVRGGGREVITIYS